Proteins co-encoded in one Arachis hypogaea cultivar Tifrunner chromosome 13, arahy.Tifrunner.gnm2.J5K5, whole genome shotgun sequence genomic window:
- the LOC112736257 gene encoding receptor-like kinase TMK4 yields MSLPKTLLSLLLLFVTIAAVTADDSAVMSKLLKSLTSPPTDWSPNTPYCQWTGITCDSSNRVTKITLSSKSLTGTLPSDLNSLSQLTDLYLQENSLSGPLPSLSDLSNLQTAYFGRNNFTSVPSAAFSGLTSLQKLSLFNNPSLSPWPFPTDLTQSSTLSDLDFGSAGITGDLPDIFDSFPSLQNLRLSYNNLTGALPKSLASSSIINLWLNNQQNGLSGTIEVLSNMTQLAQLWLHKNQFTGGIPDLSKCDSLFDLQLRDNKLTGVVPSSLMALPSLKNVSLDNNELQGPVPVFGKGVQVTLDGINSFCRDTPGPCDDKVMVLLKVAEGFGYPSRFAESWKGNDPCSGWSFVVCSGEKITTLNFKNLGLQGIISPAFANLTDLRSLYLSGNNLTGSIPESLTTLPQLETLDVSNNNLFGEVPKFPPRVKLLTSGNAMLGKNPGPGGGGGGSRTSPSEGSGPSASPVEPRKGSSLPPGWIAGIVVFVLLFVFVVVFVSWKCYVRNRHRKFGRVGIPQNGKGNFKLDTESVSNSNGYGGVPSDLQSQSSGDRSDLNGFDGGNALISIHVLRQVTNNFSEENILGRGGFGVVYKGELPDGTKIAVKRMESVAMGNKGMNEFQAEIAVLSKVRHRHLVALLGYCINGNERILVYEYMPQGTLTQHLFEWRELGCAPLTWKQRVAIALDVARGVEYLHSLAQQSFIHRDLKPSNILLGDDMRAKVADFGLVRLAPDGKYSVETRLAGTFGYLAPEYAATGRVTTKVDVYAFGVVLMELITGRRALDDTLPDERSHLVTWFRRVLINKENIPKAIDQTLEPDEETMESIYKVAELAGHCTAREPYQRPDMGHAVNVLVPLVEQWKPTRNAEEDNGGIDLQMSLPQALQRWQANEGTSTMFDMSYSQTQSSIPSKPSGFADSFDSMDCR; encoded by the exons ATGTCTCTCCCCAAAACCCTACTTTCCCTCCTCCTTCTTTTTGTCACCATCGCCGCCGTTACCGCCGATGACTCAGCCGTCATGTCCAAACTCCTGAAATCCCTGACCTCCCCGCCCACCGACTGGTCCCCCAATACCCCTTACTGCCAATGGACCGGCATTACCTGCGACTCCTCCAACCGCGTCACCAAAATAACACTCTCCTCTAAGTCCCTCACCGGAACTCTCCCCTCCGATCTAAACTCCCTCTCTCAGCTCACTGACCTATATCTTCAAGAAAACTCCCTCTCCGGTCCACTCCCTTCTCTGTCCGACCTCTCTAACCTCCAAACTGCCTACTTCGGCCGCAACAACTTCACCTCCGTCCCCTCCGCCGCATTCTCCGGCCTCACCAGCCTCCAGAAACTCAGCCTCTTCAACAACCCTTCCCTCTCCCCCTGGCCCTTCCCCACCGACTTAACTCAATCATCAACCCTCAGCGACCTCGATTTCGGTTCCGCCGGAATCACCGGCGACCTTCCGGACATCTTTGACTCCTTCCCCAGTCTCCAGAACCTTCGCCTCTCCTACAACAACCTCACCGGAGCATTGCCCAAGTCCCTCGCCTCCTCCTCGATTATCAACCTGTGGCTTAACAACCAGCAAAACGGTTTATCGGGGACAATTGAGGTTCTCTCCAACATGACGCAGTTGGCTCAGTTGTGGCTCCACAAGAACCAGTTCACCGGTGGGATCCCTGATTTGTCGAAATGCGATAGCCTCTTTGATTTGCAGCTTAGGGATAACAAGCTAACCGGGGTCGTTCCGAGCTCATTGATGGCGCTTCCGAGCTTGAAGAACGTATCTTTGGACAACAATGAGTTGCAGGGTCCTGTGCCGGTGTTCGGTAAGGGTGTGCAGGTTACTCTTGATGGGATCAATAGTTTTTGTAGAGATACTCCTGGACCTTGTGATGATaaggtgatggttttgcttaagGTTGCTGAGGGTTTTGGGTATCCCAGTCGGTTTGCGGAGTCGTGGAAAGGGAATGATCCTTGCAGTGGTTGGAGTTTTGTGGTTTGTTCAGGGGAGAAGATTACTACTTTGAATTTTAAGAATCTGGGTTTGCAGGGGATTATTTCACCTGCATTTgcgaatttgactgatttgagGAGCTTGTACCTCAGCGGGAACAATTTGACTGGTTCTATACCCGAGAGCTTGACCACATTGCCCCAACTTGAGACTCTTGATGTTTCTAATAACAATCTGTTTGGGGAGGTTCCAAAATTCCCTCCAAGGGTGAAGTTATTAACTTCTGGTAATGCTATGCTTGGGAAGAATCCTGGTCCTGGGGGAGGTGGAGGAGGGAGCAGAACTAGTCCTTCTGAGGGGTCTGGTCCGAGTGCAAGTCCGGTTGAACCCAGGAAAGGTAGTTCCTTGCCGCCGGGTTGGATTGCTGGTATAGTggtttttgttttactttttgtttttgtgGTGGTCTTTGTATCCTGGAAGTGTTATGTCAGAAATCGGCACCGGAAGTTTGGAAGGGTTGGTATTCCTCAGAATGGAAAAGGAAACTTTAAACTTGATACGGAAAGTGTTTCCAATTCCAATGGATATGGTGGTGTGCCAAGTGATTTGCAAAGCCAGAGCAGTGGTGATAGGAGTGATCTTAATGGTTTTGACGGTGGAAATGCCTTGATTTCAATCCATGTTCTTCGGCAAGTAACCAATAATTTCAGTGAAGAGAACATTTTAGGTAGAGGAGGATTTGGTGTTGTTTATAAAGGGGAGTTGCCTGATGGAACAAAAATTGCTGTCAAGAGGATGGAATCTGTGGCAATGGGAAACAAAGGAATGAATGAGTTCCAAGCTGAGATTGCAGTTCTTAGTAAAGTTAGGCATAGACATCTGGTCGCTCTTTTGGGATATTGTATCAATGGCAATGAGAGGATTTTGGTATATGAGTACATGCCTCAAGGAACATTAACTCAGCATCTCTTTGAGTGGCGTGAACTTGGGTGTGCTCCCTTGACATGGAAACAAAGGGTAGCAATAGCTTTGGATGTAGCACGGGGTGTGGAATACTTGCACAGCTTAGCTCAGCAAAGCTTCATTCACAGAGATTTAAAACCCTCAAACATACTATTAGGTGATGACATGAGAGCAAAGGTTGCAGATTTTGGGTTGGTTCGGCTTGCACCGGATGGGAAGTACTCTGTCGAGACACGGCTGGCTGGAACATTTGGGTATCTTGCTCCTGAGTATGCAG CTACTGGAAGAGTGACAACCAAAGTGGATGTTTATGCATTTGGAGTAGTTTTGATGGAACTTATCACCGGTAGAAGGGCATTGGATGATACTTTGCCTGATGAAAGGTCTCACTTGGTTACATGGTTCCGAAGGGTACTAATTAACAAGGAAAACATACCAAAGGCAATTGATCAAACTCTTGAACCCGATGAAGAAACCATGGAGAGCATATATAAAGTGGCCGAGCTGGCGGGCCATTGCACAGCCCGTGAACCATACCAAAGGCCGGATATGGGGCATGCAGTGAATGTCTTGGTTCCACTTGTCGAGCAATGGAAACCAACTAGGAATGCTGAAGAAGACAACGGTGGCATTGACCTTCAGATGAGTCTTCCTCAAGCTCTGCAAAGATGGCAAGCCAATGAAGGCACTTCTACAATGTTTGATATGTCATACTCACAAACCCAATCAAGCATTCCCTCTAAACCTTCTGGCTTTGCAGATTCCTTCGATTCAATGGATTGCCGGTGA